aaagctatcactttaacgactaaggtgcaccttaccaagccatgctgttttcaggcACCTCATACGCATGAGAGAGCTGGACAACGCACACGGAAGACCGACGAACtgataactttgaattatggtattggaaaagaatattgaatatactgattgctggtggaacaaacaaatctgtcttggaggaagtacagccagaatgcccaatACAAGAAATAATGTCCAGGTTTGGTCTCATgttcttttgacatgttatcatgagggatcagtccctggagaaggatatcaagcTTGGTCAacaagagggtcatcgaaaaagtggaagacccccaacgagatggattgacgcagtggctgcaacaatgggctccggcataacaatgattgtgaggatggtgcaggaccaggcagtgtttcacactgttgtacacaggatcgttatgagtcacaattgactcaatgagATCTAACAATAAAGAAAAGGATTAGGATTTTGAACATGCCAAACTTGATGTATCTATTAAACTTCCATGTGGAGAATCTAACAATCTGGAGTGATCCTGTCTAGAGATATGCATTTTGGAGTCCTCAGGGAGGGTGGACACTACAACTGTCGACAGACCAAGTGACAAGATAGGAATGGCCATGTGAGGAGCTGGGCGGGAGGGTAGCTAGAAGGGATTAATGAATGCTGAGGCAACAAGCTGCGTAGATCACAAACGGGCCTATGACAATGCATCTGTAGGCGCGGTAGCCCTATACACCACAGGAAACCTCTACATCGTTGCACAAATAATTATATGACATGAGATACGGAGTATAAAGAGAATCCCAGATGCCGTGAGGAAGAACAGTAATGGCCCCGAAGTATACTTTCTGAAGAAGTTACATTTGATCAGAGACCTGAAAGATTGGTAAAATCTAGTTAGCAGTCGGGGCTGGAGAGGGAGAATTTAGGATGAATGGAACAGTAGAGATGACAGGGTATTTGCAGTTTCCTTATGATTGCAGTCCAGAGAGTGAAACAGGGAAAGTAATAACTGAAGTTTTAGGCACCAGATAATGGAAGACTGAATAGGCTGCATTCAGAATTTGGAACTTCTCCTAAAACTAATGAGAATTCATGAAAGGATTGTAAACACGGGagtcatttgatttatttttgcaaggATATTCTGGTTAGAGTGTGAAGAAGTGAACACACAGAGAGGTCAAGATGGATGTGGCAAGATGCAGGCCAATGTCAGACTTCCTGCAGGAGGAGAAGAGAACGTGAATATTCATtcactgtttctttttctgtcttatggCTCAAACCCCAGTTCATGACAGCGTTTGCGATCTCATGCTTTGGACTACTCATTTCGAAATTCTCAGTTCTCTTAATTCTTCCCCCAAATACTACACATAAAGCTAGTacgataaaaaatattttgagtctCAGAATTGCCgtggtaataaaatatatatgccaATGGAATTATAAAAAATTTCCAACATTAACATTTTAACTTGTGTTTAGAAAACTTAGCAGTAAGATTTAATAGCACTGCAAATTTTTAACAACCAAAGATGATAAATACAGCAACAGGAGACCTGTAGCTGTGTAAATAGTCTACTCAAAGAAGCTTGGCTTTAGAATTCTGCCATAGATATCTACCACTGCTactacaaaaataccacaagaagatgtctttaacaaaaagaaatttattctctcacagttgaaaAGGCTAGAAGGCTAAATTCAGGGACTAGCTCCAAGGGAAGGGTCTacgggaaagtccttgtcatcaatcttaccctgggtccaggagcttctcagtggagggaccctgggtccaaagtaggcgctcctcttctgtttcttcttccttggtggtaaagAGATCCcttcagactaaattatgacataaggctgGACAGTTGATACACCCCCGAGGTAGAAGAGTAAAGATGTACTGCTGACCTTGCCAGCTTAAGGCAAATGGCTTCTggaggtcctttgaaacaggtatggagaaaaaggcattacacACATCAACAGGTCCATACgaggtaccaggagatatatttAATTTGCTaaaacaatgaaaccacatctggaacagcagctgcaatagcagtcaccacctggttaagttttcaataatccactgtcattctccaagatccacccGTTTTTTCACGGGCCACATACGCAAGTTGAATacagatgtggtgggaatcaacacccctggaTCCTTCAAGTCCATGATGGTGGCAATAATCTctccaatccctccaggaatgcagcattgcttttggtttcctattttcctaggtaggggcagttctaatgcctTCTGCTTagcctttcctaccataatatcCTTTGCTCCACATGTCAGGGAGCCAACGTGTGGGTTCTGCCACTTGCTGAGTATGACTACTCCAATTACACATTCTGgatctggggaaatcactacagtacgggtttggggacccactagACCCACTGTGAGACGGGCATGAGCTAACACTCCATTGATAAATTGACCTCTATATGCCCTCACTCTAACTAGTCCTTGTGCCTCCACACCTGCAGAATCTAATTGCAGGTCAGACTCCACATCCTCGCCCAAATCCAAACCCGACACAGTCTTGGGTTCCTTTCCCACACGCTGCTTTGGCAGGGGTGGCTTGGCTTTGGACTCCAATTTGGACTGGCTGAAATCTGAGCTTGGCTCATCTCTTACTCTCACCTTAATCTCACAGAGTAAAAGTCTTTACCCATAgctatcaattccaactcatagtgacattacaggacagaaaactgccccacagggtttctgaggctttcATCTTTATGAAAGGAAACTGCCACGTCTTTAttccatggaggggctggtgggttcaaaccaccgaccttttccgtagcagctcagtgcttcactactgcatcaccagggatccttagagtCTTTCCAAACACCTAAatgatagtgttggcaaagaatattgaataatataccacggactgccgaaaTAAACCAATAGGTCTtacaagaagtatggccagaatgctccttggagggcGGATGGGAAAACTTcacctcacttactttagacatgttaccaAGAGAGACCAATCCTCCTGGACATTACGTTTGGTAAAGGAcaaggtcagcaaaacagaggaagagcctcaacaagatggactgacacagtggcatcaacaatggcctcaaacataggctacactgaagacattggtgaaaaacaaggctctaggaattaaacactagttgagatgtttcaacaaatggatgcagcaatggAGGTACTCAtgcatctatggcaagaaatttggatgtaAGCTAActgcccaaccaactggaagagatatacgcgcccatcccaaagaatggtgatccaacagaatgtggaaattatcaaacagtgtcattaacatcacatgacaGTAATATTTTGCTAAAGGATTGGGCCACGTACACtgaccaaagctgagggggcagggctgccacgCTCAACAGGCAGAAGAATGGGCCCTGCTAAGGCCGAATGGatagagtcgccactcagatggactaggagaatggggctgcccgaAGCTGATGgaacagagttgctgttccagtgggcctgggaggAAGAACTGAAGTTCAAGTCCTAAGGGCCTTCAGCCAGAATCCAGAGATTGTAGCCAGCACTTAgcatctggagggcagggccattgccccgATGGTCTCTCAGAACAGAGGGCTATTTTCAACCCTTGAGAGGTAATGTAAATTGCTGGTGATGACCCCTATCCCCTCATTCCCTCCAATTTCTACCATTTCTAATGGAaaggtctaccttgtgcctgttcgattcttgtactttggaagcaaaaaacttctagatttcacagatgaagagaaattctgCCCCAGGAAAGAATCTGGAcgtggagttaagacttttgggatgatataatggggtgaaagtgttttacatgtggcaaggacacgaATTTTGGGGGTCTACAGCTGGAACCCCccgtgtctctcagtttgtcgtactgtgggtgcttgtgtgttgctgtgatgctggaagctatgccaccgggattcagataccagcagggttgcccatggaggacaggtttcagctgagcttccagactaagacagactaggaacaaggaccccagagtctacttctgaaaaacatgagccagtgaaaaccttaggaatagcactggaacactgtctgatatactgcctgaaaatgagcccctcaggttggaaggcactcaaaagatgactggggaagagctgcctcctcaaagtacagtcgaccttaacgatgtggatggagtaaagctttcgggaccttcatttgctgatgtggcacaactcaaaatgagaagaaacacctgcaaacatccatgaataatcggaacctggaatgtatgacctatgaatctaggacaattggaaatcatcaaaaatgaaatggaacgcataaacatcgacatcctaggcattagtgagctgaaatagactagcagtggccattttgaatcggacaatcatatactctactatgctgggaatgacaactcgaagaggaatggtgttgcattcatcatcaaaaagaacgtttcaagacctatcctgaagtacaacactgtcactgataggataacgTTCATACGTCCACAagcaagatcagttaatatgactattattcaaatgtacgcaccaaccactagggccaaagatgaagaaagagaagatttttatcagctgctacagtatgaaattgatcgaaaatgcagtcaagatgcattgagaattactggcaattggaatgcgaaagttggaaacaaagaagaaggatcagcagttggaaaatacggccttggtgatagaaacaatgccagagatcgaatgatagaattttgcaagaccaatgacttcttcattgcaaataccttctttcaccaacataaacggcaactatacacacggacctcaccagatggaaaacacagaaatcaaattcactacatctgtgaaaagacacgatggaaaagctctatctcatcagtcggaacaaggccaggggccaagtgtggaatagaccatcaattgctcatatgcaagtttatgctaaaactgaagaaactcagagcaagtccacgagagccaaaatatgaccttgactatatcctacctgaatttagagaccatctcaaaaatagatttgacgcattgaacactgctaactgcagaccagacgagttgtggaatgacatcaaggacatcatccatgaagaaagcaagaggtcattgaaaagacaggaaagaaagaaaagaccaagatggatgtcagaggagactctgaaacttgctcttgaacttcgagcagctaaagcaaaaggaagaattgatgaaggaaaagaactgaacagaagatttcaaagcgcctctccagaagacaaagtattataatgacacgtgcaaagagctgcagatggaaaaccaaaagggaagaacacactcggcgtttctcaaggtgaaagaactgaagaaaaatttcaaacctcgagttgcaatagtgaaggattccatggggaaaatattaaacgatgcaggaagcatcgaaagaagatggaaggaatacacagagtcattataccaaaaagaattagttgatattcaaccatttcaagaggtggcatatgatcaggaaccgacggtactgaaggaagaagtccaagctgctctgaaggcattggcgaaaaacgaggctccaggaattgatggaatatcaattgagatgtttcaacaaacagatgcagcgctggacgtgctcactcgtttatgccaagaaatagggaagacagcttcctggccaactgactggaaaaacaaaaaaaagagagatccgtatttatgcctattcccaaaaaaggtgatccaactgaatgtggaaattatagaacagtattgATATCACAAGGAAGctaaattttgccgaagatcattcaaaaacggctgcagccgtatatcgacagggaactgccagaaattcaggccggtttcagaagaggacatggaaccaggaatatcactgctgatgtcagatggatcctggctgaaagcagagaacaccagaaggatgtttacctgtgttttatagactatgcaaaggcattcgactgtgtggatcataacaaactatggataacactgcaaagaatgggaattccagaacgcttaattgtgctcttgaggaacctttacatagatcaagaagcagttgttaagatggaacaaggggatactgattggtttaaagtcaagaaaggtgtgcgtcagggttctattctttcaccatacctattcaatctctatgttgagcaaataatacaagaagctggactatatgaacaaaaacagggcaccaggattggagaaaggctcattaacaacctgcgtgatgcagatgacacaaccttgcttgctgaaagtgaagaggacttgaagcacttactgatgaagatcaaagaccacagccttcagtatggattacacctcaacataaagaaaacaaaaatcctcacaactggaccaatgagcaacatcgtgataaacggagaaaagattgaagttgtcaaggatttcattttacttggatccacaattaacagccattcaagcagcagtcaagaaatcaaaagacacattgcattgggcaaatctgctgctaaggacCCCTTCGAAGTGCTGAAGatgaagatgtcaccctgaagactaaggtgcacctggctcagaccatggtattttcaatgacattatacgggtgtgaaagctggacaatgaataaggaagaccaaagaagaattgacgcctttgaattctggtgttggtgaagaatattgaatataccagggactgccaaaagaatgaacaaatctgtcctggaagaagtgcggacagaatgctcctttgaggcaaggatggcgagaatgcgTCTTACGtaatttggacacattgtcagggaggatcagtccctggagagggatatcatgcttggcagagtacagggtcaccggaaaagaggaagaccctcaaggagctggactgacacagtggctgcaacaatgagctccagcataacaacgattctaaggatggcgcagggccgggaagtgtttcgttctattgtgcgtagggtcgctatgcgtcacaaccgactcgacggcacctaacaacaacaacaacaaggtggaatgtcatggattgaatagaaaGGGATGAAACGCGTTTACGAAAGTCACAGCCCAGATCCGATGGAAGGGGAGGTTCCCTGGGTTGTGACctctatcaccttttatcttccaagagataaaaggagagaaatgaaaTTAGAGAGATATAGGGACCTCATGACACCACGAAAGaactgccaggagcagagcacgttctttgcacccagggtcactgtgctgagaagctcctaggccaggagaaaataattgatgacaaggaccttctcccagaaacaACAAAGATAGAAAGCATTGCctgggagttggcaccctgaattcagacttctagcctcgtagactgggagagaataaatttctttgttaaagccatccacttgtggtattgcacttatagcagcactagataactaagacacttagtgaagtagagggttagggagaaagaggaagaccttgacaagacagactgacacagtggctgcaacaatgggctcaaacacagcaacaattttgatgatggggcagaaccaggaagtgttttgttgtgttgtacctagggtcactatgagtcagaatcaactcgacagcatctaataacaacaacagccactaTGCAAGGCAGGAACGCAAGCGGAAATCTATATACAaattttcactgcagcacttttcacaagaaGCAAAAGATGAACACAGCCAATatgtccatcagcaggtgaatggatacacaaactttggtacgtacacacaactccacagggttttcaatgctctgacctttcagaaggagatcaccgggAATGTCTTctgagaagtctctgggtgggtttgaacccccaaactAGTAGATGAGCAATTAACTGTTGGTGCAAGCCAGGGACttccaatggaatattacacacactcccaaaaatgaagtcttgatgcatacgacaacatggatgaagcctGAAAACACCAAGCTGAGAAAAGTCAGTCAGTCAGAAAAGGAGAGATGCATTCTGATCTCACTTATAGGGCAGAAGcaaatatacacaaaacaaagcttattagtggttaccaggggtgacagggagggggaaggaagagtTTTTGATTAGGATCATTGAGTTTATGTGAAAGGTAGTGGAATGATTTCGAACATAAACCGTGAAATGCTTGCACAGCTTGAATATAAGCAATGTAACAAaggcacatgtagaaattgttgaaatggcgtgttttattatgtatatttgcaacacaataaaaaaaataacatgaagatcaataaaaaggaaagaatagcTCTGTGGAATTCtcgctctacacacacacacacacacacacacacacacacacacacatttttcttctaaaaaaaatgagtaaagaatCCCTGAGAGCAAAAAGCACAGTCAATTACCCCCCGTTTTTATTGGTCCATTTCTTGTGGTGACCTCATAAGGAGCCAATTCTTTGGAACTCCAAGCCCCTATATAAGTCCCTGGAAACCTAGGTTTGTGGTCTTTCTGGCTCAGGAAGCTCCTTCAGTGACCTGAGACATCGTGACCAAACTTGgcttattttctctttaaattgtggtttttctatttcctcgccagctattcttattttctctttgtttttcctcatttgcATTCATtcgtttttcattttattcttcctttacatcctcaatttttctttttttctatgtacttgttaatttttttatcatcttactattattgttttattttgtattttttcttatcctcatgttatttattccttttttgaatctttctcattgatttcttgttttgtttatatatacaatttatcttatttttatcagtttttaaaattttacttcctcttttctcattttacctttttgattatattttaactttttctcattttttccatatttcattaAGTTTTTAGTCACCACTTtttagggttttgggtttttaagtttttaatcctaccaccagggcacctcttaTCCCAAAGCCCGCTACGCCTTCGCACCATAGCCAACATGCTGCAGAGCCACTTAGCCTTCTCTGCTGTGGAGGAAACTCATGTGGGACGCTACCACCTCCTCAGAACCATCGGCAAGGGGGCATCTGCCAAGGTCAAGCTGGCCCAGCACATCATCACCGGCCAAGAGGTAGCCATTAAAATAATTGACAAGATCCAGCACACGTCCTCCGACCTCCACAGACTATACAGAGAGATAGAAATTATGAAGGATCTCCATCATCCAAATATTGTAAAGCTGTTTGAAGTCATAGAGAATGAGCACGCCCTCTATATAGTGATGGAGTATGCAAGTGGAAGGGTGGAAGGGACCTCTTTTACCACCTAGTGAATCATGGCTTCATGAGCGAAAAAGAGGCCCAAACGAAATTCCAACAAATAGTGTCAGCGGTGAAGTACTGCCACGACAAGAGTATTGTTCATAGGgatctgaaaacagaaaacctaCTATTGGACAAGCGAATGAACATCAAACTTGCAGACTTTGGTTTAGGAACTGAATTCACCCCAGGGAGCAAGCTGGATACCTTCTGTGGCACTCCCCCTTATTCTGCCCCAGAACTCcttcagggagaaaagtatgacggacccccagtggatgtgtggagcctgggagtcatcctaTACTTCATGGTAACTGGATCTCTGCCTTTTCGTGGGAAGACCTTGACGAAGCTGCGAGAGCAGGTGCTGCGGGGACAATATCACGTTCCCTTCCACATGTCTAGCCAGTGTCAACACCTGCTCAGTAAAATTTTCATTCGTGACCCAAGAAAGAGAGCCACGTTAGAGGACATCCTAGCACATCCATGGATGAAGGTGagccatgaagaaaaacaaaagctctaTGTGCAGCCACTCCCAGACTACGATAACCACTGGCACACTGAGGTGACGGTGAACACAGGTTACGTGCAGGAAGACATTCATGACTCACTGTTGAACCACAATTACAATGATGCGAACGCCACCTATCTGATCCTGCGTCACGACACATATGAGATTGACAGCCACACCAGCACCCTGGAACCCCAGGCTGAAGCCCATTGCACCGATAGCCACACTCCTTCCTCATCCCATGAAGTGCCTCCTACCGTCTGTCCTAAACCCAAACAGCGTAGTTACACCGAGCCCACCATTCCCACCTTTGGTTACTACATCCGCGATGCTTTGAACACTCTCTCTGAGGGAGGGATGGGGACCTCCATGGTGTCTACTTCTCCATCAttctccctggccctggcccaCCTGCGCCAGCAATCTACCACAGCCTGGGCACAGCCCAACCAGGACTCTGACCTGTATGCCAAGGGGAGAAACAGTGAGGTGCCACAGCCCATCACACCACCCCAGTGTGTTTCTGTGCCTTCCTCCTCAGCCTACACCATCAACGAGAGTGCCGGGGCCCCGGAGAAAACCAGTTTTACCCAGGGAATGTCAAAACTAAGCTCCGTAAATGAGGAGCAGGTGCATGAGTTAcctgaccagccgagtttgcccCAGACTGTGAGTCTAGCCTCTTCCTCTGAGGAGCAAGTGCATGAGTTAcctgaccagccgagtttgcccCAGACTGTGAGTCCAGCCTCTTCCTCTGTCAGCAGCCAGGGCTGGAAGCGGGCCACTGGGAGGTTCTTTAAGCTCATGAGAAGATGCCTTTGTTTTACAtatgacaaaaaggaccacaaagCATCGGACAGCAAAGCTGCACAAATGATCAAACCTCAACAGGCCAAACCACGCTCTCTCAAATTTACCTGGAGGATGAAGATCACCAGTTCCTTGGAGCCCGACGAGATGCTGCAGGAGATCTGTCAAGTGTTGGATGCCAATGGCTGTGACTGGGATCTCACCCACAAATACACACTGCTGTGTATGAATGGCACACCAGGACAACAGGACTTCACTCAGTGGAGGATGGAGGTGTGCACCCTGCCTCGGAGGACTCTCAATGGggtaaaagtgaagagaatttcaggGACCTCTGAGGCCTTCAATAACATTGTCTCAAAAATCACCAGTGACCTTGCACTTTAAAATGGGGGCAGCAGCTGCCTGAGAGAAAACAGGAGTTCCAAGGTTTAAGCTCCTCTGTAATTTTGAAGGCAATGTTCGGAAAACCCACCTAAAAAAGGTGCCCGAAATTCACTTCACTTGAACCCTGTTGAGCAATCATCAAGGCAGTGTGCATACCTTCATCCTCCACTGCACAAAGTCCTCTTGGCCTGCACGTCACGTGTGCACAGCAACACATATGCCCGGGAGACATCCCACTCGCAGCTGTTGGCATCGCACACTTGGAAGATCTTCCACATCATCTCGTTGGGCTCCATGGAGCTGGTTCCTCCACGTAAACTTCAGCGACAACAGCTTGGCCTCTCCAGGTTTAAGCACTTCCACCTCGTCTTTGCTCTCAGATTCCTACAGATCCGCTGCAGCAAACATGAAGCAAAGaattcatgaaaacaaaacaaacactcccAAATTCATCCGTTCAGACAGACAAaggaaagcttgtaatagggaaAGCCACTTGATTCACTAACACGGCCATCGAGATCTCTCTGGAGTCCCTTGGGATGCACTGAACAGCAAACCAGAAAGTTGTCGGTTTAACTCCACACACAGatgacttgaaagaaaggcctccagtctatttctgaaacatcttgaagctgaagaaaatcagaccaagtccacaagagccaaagtatgaccttgagcttgtcccacctgaatttagagaccatctcaagaatacattcactgactgaacactaatgaccgaagaccaggcgagttgtggaatgacatcatatgtTCTTCCTTGTGAAAAAATCTGGAGTTTAGCCATCAAATTAGATCCTGGGCCATGCGAAACTCAACATGGAAGACTTTCAAGTGGGCCTAAGTATTTCAAGAATAGGCATCAATTCTATTATACATTGGATCCTTTTCTGAACCTGTTTATTGTTTTCAGAGGGAGACCACCTGCCCTATCGTCTCCACCCTAGGAGAAATTTTTCTAGCACACCCATTTATAGAACTTTAGTAGCCTTGGAGGTGGCATGCCAATAAATTTTGCCCAAATTGACCTTGCTTCTCAGCTTTTCATGGTTGGCTCTGTCTCCTGTACAGTGACATGTCTATATTTTTTAACACTGGGTATCagtttccaacaaatatttccGTATTAATGGTTTTGGTAGGCCTAGCACACACTGGAAGCAGGTagttgtcaatttggttagacTCTCCCACGTGAAGAGTGCTTAGATAGCTCCATGGGATTAAA
This DNA window, taken from Elephas maximus indicus isolate mEleMax1 chromosome 3, mEleMax1 primary haplotype, whole genome shotgun sequence, encodes the following:
- the LOC126071004 gene encoding LOW QUALITY PROTEIN: serine/threonine-protein kinase MARK2-like (The sequence of the model RefSeq protein was modified relative to this genomic sequence to represent the inferred CDS: deleted 2 bases in 1 codon) produces the protein MLQSHLAFSAVEETHVGRYHLLRTIGKGASAKVKLAQHIITGQEVAIKIIDKIQHTSSDLHRLYREIEIMKDLHHPNIVKLFEVIENEHALYIVMEYASKGGRDLFYHLVNHGFMSEKEAQTKFQQIVSAVKYCHDKSIVHRDLKTENLLLDKRMNIKLADFGLGTEFTPGSKLDTFCGTPPYSAPELLQGEKYDGPPVDVWSLGVILYFMVTGSLPFRGKTLTKLREQVLRGQYHVPFHMSSQCQHLLSKIFIRDPRKRATLEDILAHPWMKVSHEEKQKLYVQPLPDYDNHWHTEVTVNTGYVQEDIHDSLLNHNYNDANATYLILRHDTYEIDSHTSTLEPQAEAHCTDSHTPSSSHEVPPTVCPKPKQRSYTEPTIPTFGYYIRDALNTLSEGGMGTSMVSTSPSFSLALAHLRQQSTTAWAQPNQDSDLYAKGRNSEVPQPITPPQCVSVPSSSAYTINESAGAPEKTSFTQGMSKLSSVNEEQVHELPDQPSLPQTVSLASSSEEQVHELPDQPSLPQTVSPASSSVSSQGWKRATGRFFKLMRRCLCFTYDKKDHKASDSKAAQMIKPQQAKPRSLKFTWRMKITSSLEPDEMLQEICQVLDANGCDWDLTHKYTLLCMNGTPGQQDFTQWRMEVCTLPRRTLNGVKVKRISGTSEAFNNIVSKITSDLAL